The Drechmeria coniospora strain ARSEF 6962 chromosome 02, whole genome shotgun sequence genome has a segment encoding these proteins:
- a CDS encoding alpha/beta hydrolase fold domain containing protein gives MKRSVLAGLAVLAAAAAAAASTTGCIIDGPFPDSLNGSNFTYPWPVKVFQFTSQLQPLQMAFMDVEPACRPNGMTAVLLHGKNFCGPTWETTMHVLTQHGYRVVVPDQIGFCKSSKPAAYQFSLGQMASNTRLLLDMLDVGNVTVIGHSLGGMMAVRIALQYPEAVDEMVVVAPVGLEDYVKKGVPYVGLDTTAKSEAASGYDSIRAYEKKVYYVDRWRPAYETWVQMLVNIYHGSERDAYVKNQAQVVDMVLTGPVAHCFGDIQPRTLLIVGDKDRTAIGSQWSSPDVAAKLGRFDLLGPEAAHQLQNGQLHRFTNLGHAPQLSDPNAFHDVVLNFLHWNQTREARHAIHQDLHAGHRAR, from the coding sequence ctggccgccgccgccgccgccgccgcctccacTACTGGCTGCATCATCGACGGACCCTTCCCAGACAGCCTCAACGGCTCCAACTTCACGTATCCGTGGCCCGTCAAGGTCTTCCAGTTCACCAGCCAGCTGCAGCCGCTACAGATGGCCTTTATGGATGTCGAGCCCGCGTGCAGGCCCAACGGCATGACGGCTGTGCTTTTGCATGGCAAGAACTTTTGCGGCCCGACCtgggagacgacgatgcaCGTCCTCACCCAACACGGCTACCGTGTTGTCGTCCCTGACCAAATTGGCTTCTGCAAGAGCTCCAAGCCCGCGGCCTACCAGTTCAGCCTCGGCCAGATGGCATCCAACACTCGCCTTCTGCTCGACATGCTCGACGTCGGAAACGTCACCGTCATCGGCCACTCTCTCGGTGGCATGATGGCTGTCCGGATCGCCCTGCAGTACCCTGAAGCCGTTGACGagatggtcgtcgtcgcccccgtcggcctcgaagacTATGTGAAGAAAGGGGTCCCCTACGTCGGCCTTGACACCACGGCCAAGTCGGAAGCCGCCTCCGGCTACGACAGCATCCGTGCGTACGAGAAGAAAGTCTACTACGTTGATCGGTGGAGGCCCGCCTACGAAACATGGGTCCAGATGCTCGTCAACATTTACCACGGCTCCGAGCGCGACGCCTACGTCAAGAACCAAGCCCAGGTTGTCGACATGGTCCTGACCGGTCCCGTCGCCCATTGCTTTGGCGACATCCAGCCTCGGACTTTGCTCATTGTCGGGGATAAGGACAGGACAGCCATCGGTTCCCAGTGGTCGTCCCCAGACGTTGCTGCGAAGCTTGGCCGCTTCGACCTCCTCGGTCCCGAAGCCGCGCACCAGCTCCAGAACGGTCAACTACACCGATTCACCAATCTGGGCCATGCGCCGCAGCTATCGGACCCGAACGCTTTCCACGACGTTGTTCTCAACTTCTTGCACTGGAACCAGACGCGAGAAGCAAGGCATGCCATTCACCAAGACCTTCACGCTGGGCACCGTGCACGCTGA